A window of the Catharus ustulatus isolate bCatUst1 chromosome 23, bCatUst1.pri.v2, whole genome shotgun sequence genome harbors these coding sequences:
- the PTGES3L gene encoding putative protein PTGES3L, producing the protein MARQPAKTLWYDRPRYVYLEFCVEDSTDVKVVIEDDRLEFSCKNADGVEFYNEINFYARVNSKDSREKRSDRSITCFMRKWKEKVAWPRITKENIKPAWLSVDFDNWRDWEGDEEVERAMVEQYAEMLEKVTDKGPPPAMDDLDDD; encoded by the exons ATGGCGAG GCAACCTGCAAAGACGCTGTGGTACGACCGGCCGCGGTACGTGTACCTGGAGTTCTGTGTCGAGGACAGCACGGACGTGAAGGTCGTCATCGAGGATGACAGGCTGGAGTTCAG TTGCAAAAATGCAGACGGTGTGGAGTTCTACAACGAGATCAACTTCTATGCCAGGGTCAACTCCAAG GACTCACGGGAGAAGCGCTCTGACCGCTCCATCACGTGCTTTATGAGGAAGTGGAAGGAGAAAGTGGCCTGGCCGCGCATCACCAAGGAGAACATCAAG ccagcctggctttCCGTGGACTTTGACAACTGGCGAGACTGGGAAGGGGACGAGGAGGTGGAGAGAGCCATGGTGGAACAGTATGCAGAG ATGCTGGAGAAGGTGACAGACAAAGGACCCCCGCCAGCCATGGATGACCTGGAT GATGACTGA
- the RUNDC1 gene encoding RUN domain-containing protein 1, producing the protein MEGEGGSLGPGERWAPVGAVSAEEDEDEEDEETAATGGESPQSVPRLRAERRRLHGALLALASHFAQVQFRLRQVARAGPAEQQRLLRDLEDFAFRGCPAPLPHGLGAAPGEREKQEQIEVQKEKQRELILQLKTQLDDLETFAYQEGSYDSLPQSVVMERQRMIINELIKKLDMDLSEDFATLSPEELRQRVDAAIAQIVNPARVKEQLVEQLKTQIRDLEMFINFIQDEVGSSGKAEDGHCDCGGSYKPSTRPSGNRVNPEDARRMQETGLQLMRRMLAVLQIFAVSQFGCATGQIPRTLWQKDQDKQDFSPLIEKLELSVERVRQLALKHQQAEHVICSSELQDVPLGGRDELTLAVRRELTVALRDLLAHGLYASSPGMSLVLAPIACLIPAFTPSPRTMHPWELFVKYYNAKNGQAFVESPARKLSQSFALPVTGAVVATPKQSLLTAIHTVLTEHSPFKRSADSELKALVCMALNEQRLVSWLNLICKSGALVQSHYQPWSYMANTGFESALTLLSRLSNLKFNLPVDLAVRQLKNIKDAF; encoded by the exons ATGGAGGGAGAGGGCGGCTCGCTGGGCCCCGGTGAGCGCTGGGCGCCGGTGGGCGCCGTGTCAGCGGAGGAGGACGAGGATGAGGAGGACGAAGAGACGGCGGCCACGGGAGGAGAGTCGCCGCAGTCAGTGCCGCGGCTGCGGgccgagcggcggcggctgcacGGGGCGCTGCTGGCGCTCGCCTCGCACTTCGCTCAGGTGCAGTTCCGGCTGCGGCAGGTGGCCCGGGCCGGCCcggccgagcagcagcgcctgCTCCGCGACCTCGAGGACTTCGCCTTCCGCGGCTGCCCCGCGCCGCTTCCCCACGGTCTCGGCGCCGCTCCG ggtGAGCGAGAGAAGCAGGAGCAAATTGAGGTCcagaaggagaagcagagagagctgaTCCTGCAGCTCAAGACACAGCTGGATGACCTAGAGACCTTTGCTTACCAAGAGGGCAGCTATGATTCTTTGCCACAGTCTGTGGTTATGGAAAGGCAACGG ATGATTATAAATGAGTTGATAAAGAAGCTTGACATGGACTTGAGTGAAGATTTTGCAACGCTCTCTCCAGAGGAACTGCGGCAGCGGGTGGATGCTGCCATAGCACAGATTGTGAATCCAGCCAGGGTGAAGGAGCAGCTGGTGGAACAACTGAAGACCCAGATAAGGGACCTCGAAATGTTCATCAACTTCATTCAGG ATGAAGTTGGAAGCTCTGGCAAGGCAGAAGATGGCCACTGTGACTGTGGAGGCTCCTACAAACCCAGCACTCGGCCTTCTGGGAACAGag TGAACCCAGAAGACGCCAGAAGGATGCAAGAAACGGGCCTGCAGCTCATGCGCCGCATGCTGGCCGTGCTGCAGATCTTTGCTGTCAGCCAGTTCGGCTGTGCCACGGGTCAGATCCCTCGCACCCTCTGGCAGAAGGACCAAGACAAGCAGGACTTCTCCCCCTTAATTGAGAAACTGGAGCTGTCGGTGGAGCGGGTGAGGCAGCTTGCCCTGAAACACCAGCAGGCAGAGCATGTGATCTGCTCCTCTGAGCTGCAGGACGTTCCCCTGGGAGGCAGAGACGAGCTGACTCTGGCCGTGCGCAGGGAGCTGACGGTCGCTCTGCGGGATCTGCTGGCTCACGGGCTCTACGCCTCTTCCCCAGGCATGAGCCTGGTGCTGGCCCCCATCGCGTGCCTGATTCCCGCGTTCACGCCCTCGCCGCGGACCATGCACCCCTGGGAACTCTTTGTCAAGTATTACAACGCTAAGAACGGACAAGCCTTTGTGGAATCCCCAGCTCGCAAGCTCTCCCAGTCCTTTGCCTTGCCTGTGACGGGAGCAGTGGTGGCTACCCCAAAGCAGAGCCTGCTGACAGCCATCCACACGGTGCTCACGGAGCACAGCCCCTTCAAGCGCAGCGCAGACTCGGAGCTGAAGGCGCTGGTGTGCATGGCGCTGAACGAGCAGCGCCTGGTCTCGTGGCTCAACCTCATCTGTAAATCTGGAGCTTTGGTTCAGTCTCACTACCAGCCCTGGAGCTACATGGCCAACACTGGATTTGAGAGCGCGCTCACCCTCCTCAGCCGCCTGAGCAACCTGAAGTTCAACCTCCCGGTTGACTTGGCTGTTCGGCAGCTGAAAAACATCAAAGATGCTTTTTGA